The Phaeacidiphilus oryzae TH49 region CCGGAGCTGCTGGTCGGCGTCACCGACTGGTGCAGCCACCCGGTCGGCCTGGCCGCCCCGCGGATCGGCGGGACCAAGAATCCGCGGGTCGCCGAGATCGTCCGGCTCGCCCCCGACCTGGTGCTGGCCAACGAGGAGGAGAACCGGGCGCCCGACCTGGACGCCCTCCGCGCGGCCGGCCTGCGGGTCCGGGAGACCCGGGTGCGCAGCCTGCCGGAGGCCTTCGCCGAGCTCGACTCCGTGCTCACCGCGGACTGCGGTCTGCCCCGGCCGGGGTGGCTGGACGAGGCCGAGTCCGCCTGGGCCGCGCTGCCCGGCGCGGGGCCGCGCCGGAGTGTCGCCGCGGTGGCGCCGGTCTGGCGCCGCCCCTGGATTGTCCTCGGCCGGGACACCTTCGCCGGCGACCTGCTGCACCGCCTCGGCGTCCGGAACCAGTGGGCCGAGGAGGAGGAGCGCTACCCGAGGATCGCCCTCGACCGGCTGCTCGCCGCCCGCCCCGAACTGGTGGTGCTGCCCGACGAGCCGTACCGCTTCACCGCGTCCGACGGCCCGGAGGCCTTCCCCGGAGTCCCCAGCGCCCTCGTGAGTGGGCGACATCTGACCTGGTACGGGCCCTCGCTGGCGGAGGCGCCGGCGGTGCTGGGCGAGCAGCTGGCGGCGGCCCGGGTGCGCTGAGCGCCGGCCCCTGGGGGCACGCCCGGTCGTCTCGTGCGGTGGCCCGCCGAGGTGCCGACGGGGGCGTGCGGCCGGGGTCTCACACCTGCGGATCCCTCGGCGGCGCCACTTCGGACTTGTGGTGGCGCCATGATGGTGCCACCATGGCGTCATGGACCTCACGCCCCATGTGGAGAACCTCCGCCGCGAACTGGCGGTGGCCGCGGACGCCGGTGGCGAGGAGGCGCGGACGCTCGCAGAGCGGCTCACCGCCCCGCTCGAGTCGGCCGTCCGCCTGGTACTGCTCGACGCCCTCGCCGAGGCCGCCGACGAGATCACCCGCGATCTCGCGCCCGGCTCGGTCGAATTGCGGCTGCGCGGCCGGGAGCCCGGCTTCGCGGTCACCCCGCCCGCGGTCCCCGCCCCCGGCTTCGACTACGACTTCGACTACGG contains the following coding sequences:
- a CDS encoding helical backbone metal receptor, yielding MRQAGSGGVRSGRRPVRRVVSLVPSLTEAVAESAPELLVGVTDWCSHPVGLAAPRIGGTKNPRVAEIVRLAPDLVLANEEENRAPDLDALRAAGLRVRETRVRSLPEAFAELDSVLTADCGLPRPGWLDEAESAWAALPGAGPRRSVAAVAPVWRRPWIVLGRDTFAGDLLHRLGVRNQWAEEEERYPRIALDRLLAARPELVVLPDEPYRFTASDGPEAFPGVPSALVSGRHLTWYGPSLAEAPAVLGEQLAAARVR